The window GGCTGGAGAAGTACGTGGGTAGTAAATACCTACACATGTTGCTTACAGTAGAGACAGGGCGGAGTAGGATGACCTATTTGGGGGGAGTTgagaactaaaatatttatttttttaaattttttttaacgttttatttatttttgagacagggagagacagagcatgaacaggggagggtcagagagagggagacacagaatctgaaacagtctccaggctctgaaactgtcagcacagagcccgatgcagggctcaaactcagggaccgcgagatcatgacctgagccgaagtcggccgcttaaccgactgagccacccaggggcccctaaaatattttcttttaagagattAAAACAAATGGACTTTGATTCAAGATAAACCACTcactttctgatttttcattctttagttcattcagtaaacatttattgagtacctacccTGTGCAAGACATTTTATTAAGCATCACatgaggggtaaaaaaaaaaagacaccatgcCCTTCTAAGGAGATTTGGAAGACAGTAAAACATTTATGCCACCAACATCGTAGAAAATGAAAGTTGCCATcagagaataaataagtaaagactATAGAACGAACAGTTACTTTGAGGTAAAAGGGAAAACTTTTTAGGAAGGGGTTGCATTTAGGCTGGGGCTCTAATGAGAAGCAGGATTTGGATAcgttgagacagagagggaaaggatgaCATTatggaggaaggaaaacagaaggtgAACATACATGGAGGCAGGAAACCAAAGTCTGATTCAGAATGGTGAATAGTCTGGTCTGGCTAACTCATGAGTTTTGGGGTTGGAGTGAAGTGAAAGCTGGATACATCTGTTTGGATCGGATAGTGGAGAACCTTGAACACTTGCCTGAGAAATTTCTTCATCAAGCAACAGGGAGCCTTTGAATATCTTTGAGCAGGAAAGAGGCATGTCAAAGCACAGGCTCACTCCCTCTCACTGAAATCAACACGATGCTATATACTTGCATTTGGCCCAGAGGAGTGTTGATGTGCATGAATTTAAGATAATTGTGCTGTACTCTACTATAATCAACAACTCCAAACTTGTACCAGCTGCCCTTCAAAGCCATGAGAAACTAGGCCATCAAGGCTTCTCCTCTGAACAAAACCACTTGAGCACCAGAGAGCAGTCAGTGCCAGAGAGCTCCTGccatatttaattaaattcctTGGGAGAATGCCTCTCTTGAAAGTGCTACacaaggtttgttttgtttttcttagtatttCCCAGGGTTAAGAAAGGCTTCATGCCTCACTATCTTCCCATACTAGTTTCATGTGGTTTAAACTACATGGACCAAGGATATTTCTGGCTAAAGTTCTGAAGTAGAGTCCTAGCTGTGTATAGAAtagctcaatattcacaaaagtCAAGCAGTGATCTTATTTGGTTATATTAGaactcactcagttaagcagcCTGAGAATCTatacaatgcctggcatatggttGGTGCTTGAAAATACGTGAAGCAAATATTTAACAGCTGATTGAATAAGTAGGTAACGCACATTTAATAACACCTTATAAAATTCCTGACCCCAGGCATCGATTTCCTAATTGTTAATGGCTTAGAATATAATGaacatcattaatatttttcttcagaagTCATGAAAAAATGATACAATAAAAATCTTCTAGATAAGTTAGGGAGTGGCAACACGCTCATTTGAGAGAACTACGATTAAGACATTGCGAACAAGGAGGGGAAGACGGACGATTTAAAATCAGataactacaataaaataaataaaaataaaaatacaatagaaacaaCCATTTAAGAAGTTTCAGCAgcaataagtatttattattttgaatgaaatgtacattaaactttatataaaaatcatcAAAAGTGCTAGGTtggattattttaatattaatttaaccCCCCATGTCATCTAGTAGCTATGCCTTTtacctttttgtttaatttctgaCACATCATTAATCATCTAAAACTGTCCaatgttaaaacataaaaaatattagtttattCTTCAAGAAAAAGTACCACCAGTGATGcgttattaaaagcaaaaaaatagatGCCAgagaacttatttaaaaaaattatcacagaaTTTCATAGAAGTATGCAAAGTCTGAGGGGATTTAGACTCTCGGCAGTACATTTTTATGATACAACTCctcaaaagtgtgtgtgtgtgtgtgtgtgtgtgtgtgtgtgtgtgtgtttgaggcaGGTCGCTGGTGTGCCAGAACTGTCtgattattttctcatctttccttGGCTCCTTTCCAAGGTGAAATGAGTGTTGTCTAATGCCGTGCACCTCCCATGACCCTCAAATGTTTAATGTAGAGAAAAAAGCTGAGTTTTCAGTCTTAGAAATAGCCCTTAGAGTTAAGTTTGTCATTAATGAAAACACAAGTAGGTTCCTCACAAAACAGAACCCCCTCTACCCTCCCAGCCTCAATTCACCCCCATTCCTCTGGTCTGCTCCAACGCTCTGTTCATTCTCTCCCATACTAGTTCTGGGTGAATTGGATGACACAGTGAAAGGAAGGCTTTCAGGCCATGTATCCCATTTGGTCCCATTTGGTCCTAAGCAAATAAGCTTCTCTGATTTGCCACAAGAGCCGTCTGACTCTCCCGTCTCTTGGCTTTCTTGCTCCTCTGCCTCACCTTCCAGCATAAGGCACTGGAGGCTAACAAAAAAAGTCCAGATGACAGAAGGACCAGACCCAAGATAGAGATGATGGAGCCATGGGAATTGAAGCTGTAAGCCACAGCCGTGACCACTATGCCAGCGATGAGGACCACCACGGCAAACGGGATGATGCAGCGGTAACAGGAGAGCTCGGCACCCCCTGTAGCAGCCGTCAACTGAATCTCACTGACCAAGGGGACCGTGGTGACCACCACTTCCCTGTTGGGGCTCTTCTCCATTGTCACTGGCTTGGAAGACTTTGGGGTTCCCAGGATCTCCTTTATGGGCTCTTCAGTCATTTTTACTAGCGGCGTTTCCTAGCTGGGTTCACAGACTAGACCTGGGGGGTCTCTCCAGGGTGGAAGctgtggaggagacagagaaatgcaTCAAAGTGAGCCCTGCAAATAGAAGTCAGGAGCTAGGGAGGCACCTCTGGGTTCTTTCCCAGGAGGCACAGATGCATGTGAAAATcagctttcatattttttttcctaattgtttgCATTCTCTTTGCAAAATGCAAGGTAAAGCAGATAGCcataaagaaagggaagataTAAAAAGCAGGAAGCACTTTACAGTGTTTAATATACCCTGACGGTCTACAAATGTTTTACAAGCCTTTCCGCTTTGTCTATTGCTTCTCATTTCTCTAAACACACGGAAAAGCCTCAATCCTAATCCAAAAGACGGCCTCCTTCATGAGGAGAATACACTATAAACAATACTCCTCACAGTTTGTTCCAAAACTCAGGGCAACATAGACTCTGCCAGTGTTTCCGGGCATAACATGCATTCCAAACTATCACCCATTTGCTGCCCACCAAATCAGTATCAAGACCAGCAGCCAGTGTATGAAGGATGTTCTTTTACGGCAGCTGACAATCAGCAAGTCTTTATTGTACCTATTTAACAGCGCACCATGTGTCCTGGGACCACGGTGGGGGAGCAGGTCAGCAAAAATTCAGTGGCAAGAAGGCCAGGATTTGTGATCTGAAATGTGGCAATATCTTCCAATCCAtttgagaagggaaaaggaagaagaaaaatcccacGGTGTTGTAGGATACAATTTTGTACTTTCTTAAAGATAAGATCAACTCTTAGAGTAACTACCTGTTGGTTCAAACTTTTCCTTTGAACTCAACAAGGAATTGCAAATACTACGTGGGctgtgacatatttttaaaaataagcatgctTGATTTTCAGgaaagttttatacttttttcatttcCCCATGCCCTAGCGTATAAAACTTGTCGCAATGCACCTTTCTGAACATCTGAACCCAAACACTTTCAGGACTCTCCATCACATATCAGAAACTCTCAGTCAAGCATCTGTCTCTAATGCTTCCCAGGAGAAATCGGTGAATGCTCTTGTCTGCTGTTCAGACATGTTAAGTCTTCCTCTTTTGTCCCCGAGAAGCGATGTAGCTAGCAGCATTGCAGTTACCGAAGAAATTCAGAGGAAGATTCTTGAGGCTATTTCAAGGAGATTATTAACACTTTGAACATATTAAGCATCCACTGAAAACAAACTTAAGCCCAGATCAAACCTCCCAGGTTCCTCTCTGCCCTGGGAGGTCAAACTATCACTCCGTGTGCAATGAAGCTAAATCTTAGAACT is drawn from Panthera uncia isolate 11264 chromosome E1, Puncia_PCG_1.0, whole genome shotgun sequence and contains these coding sequences:
- the TMEM100 gene encoding transmembrane protein 100 → MTEEPIKEILGTPKSSKPVTMEKSPNREVVVTTVPLVSEIQLTAATGGAELSCYRCIIPFAVVVLIAGIVVTAVAYSFNSHGSIISILGLVLLSSGLFLLASSALCWKVRQRSKKAKRRESQTALVANQRSLFA